A part of Corynebacterium afermentans subsp. lipophilum genomic DNA contains:
- a CDS encoding glycerol dehydrogenase, producing MTVKTSIFSSPSRYVQGKDAIHELGKYLKQLGSNPLLLADDTVWGLIEDQLTDGFKEEGLPVNRVQFEGFATAKRVDDTVKLIKDNNHDVVVGIGGGSAIDSAKAAGFAAGINWASVPTAASSDAPTSTLSVIYTEDGAFDEYRFFPRNPDLVLIDTQLVAGAPEKFLIAGIGDALATWVEARATARGNGTTMNGGHPTRAGAALAELCAEILRKDSFAALDAVRAGVVTPALDAVVEANTLLSGLGFESGGLAAAHAIHDGLSAAEQTHGLTHGEKVNIGTLAQLIMEGAETEEVENFIEFSTRVGLPTTLTEVGLSPEDTDILEAVAKAATAEEETIHNMPFPVTPELVVEALVTLEYTARRVREERGLPEPKKYVNKH from the coding sequence ATGACAGTGAAAACCAGTATTTTCTCCAGCCCGTCCCGCTACGTCCAGGGCAAAGATGCCATCCATGAACTGGGCAAATACCTCAAGCAGCTGGGATCCAACCCACTCCTGCTCGCAGACGACACAGTCTGGGGCCTCATCGAAGACCAGCTGACCGACGGCTTTAAGGAAGAAGGCCTGCCGGTCAACCGCGTGCAGTTCGAAGGTTTCGCCACTGCGAAGCGTGTCGACGACACCGTGAAGCTGATCAAGGACAACAACCACGACGTCGTTGTCGGCATCGGCGGCGGCTCCGCAATTGACTCAGCGAAGGCGGCCGGCTTCGCGGCTGGCATCAACTGGGCTTCCGTGCCCACCGCAGCATCCTCCGACGCGCCGACTTCGACGCTGTCAGTGATCTACACCGAAGACGGTGCCTTCGACGAGTACCGCTTCTTCCCCCGCAACCCGGATCTGGTGCTCATTGACACGCAGCTCGTTGCCGGTGCCCCGGAGAAGTTCCTCATCGCAGGCATCGGCGATGCGTTGGCAACCTGGGTTGAGGCGCGTGCCACCGCACGAGGCAACGGCACGACGATGAACGGCGGCCACCCGACCCGCGCAGGCGCTGCGCTGGCGGAACTGTGCGCCGAGATCCTCCGCAAGGACTCGTTCGCAGCGCTCGACGCCGTCCGAGCCGGCGTGGTTACCCCGGCGCTCGACGCCGTCGTTGAGGCCAACACCCTGCTGTCCGGCCTTGGCTTCGAATCCGGCGGCCTCGCGGCCGCCCACGCGATCCACGACGGCCTTTCCGCCGCCGAGCAGACCCATGGTCTGACGCATGGCGAGAAGGTGAACATCGGCACCCTCGCCCAGCTGATCATGGAGGGCGCAGAGACCGAGGAGGTTGAAAACTTCATCGAGTTTTCCACCCGCGTCGGCCTGCCCACCACCCTGACCGAGGTTGGTCTCTCTCCCGAGGACACCGACATTTTGGAAGCGGTTGCCAAGGCCGCCACCGCCGAGGAGGAGACTATCCACAACATGCCGTTCCCGGTGACGCCGGAGCTGGTTGTGGAGGCGCTTGTCACCCTTGAGTACACCGCCCGTCGCGTCCGCGAAGAACGCGGCCTTCCGGAGCCGAAGAAGTACGTGAACAAGCACTAG
- a CDS encoding long-chain fatty-acid--CoA ligase — protein sequence MLSTMQEVPFSVARILEFGITAHANTKCTTWRASSAEETTFAEIGARAAAFAHALHNDLGIDGDQRVSTLLYNCAEHIEVMFAVAAKGAVFNPLNVQLMADQIAYVVNHSESEVVVADPRLAKKLGTILQDCPTVRAVAFTGVEPLDDAASHLPDSVKVYSYEQLLDGRPTSYPWPELPENTAAALVYSTATTGAPKGVAYSHRSLWLEATSLRATDSLAVTHGETFLCCIPIYHVLSWGVPLAAFLAGTPLVLPDSDMSAPTLAKLIAGTHPRVAHGVPTLWIQLMVHYLHNPPERMSLQEIFVGGSPAPPALIKVWEERYGVDVVHVWGMTETSTVGTVARPPSGASGEARWAYRISQGRFAPTLQYRVVNDGQVMAPTDLTQGEIQVRGNMVAASYYHSPTQEPGEIASRFRGEDVDDVRDHFTADGWLRTGDVGTVTNAGFLTLYDRARDVIRSGGEWIYSAQVENLIMESEEVIECAVIGIPDNKWGERPLAVTKLTAEVAPTAETAARLRAGLADVLPKWMAPEYWTFVDTIDKTSVGKFDKKDLRKHLARDEFDIIALPGPGSRANSVTPRN from the coding sequence ATGCTTTCAACGATGCAGGAGGTGCCGTTCTCCGTCGCCAGGATTTTGGAGTTCGGCATCACAGCCCACGCCAACACGAAGTGCACGACGTGGCGCGCATCCAGCGCGGAGGAAACCACGTTCGCCGAGATCGGCGCACGCGCCGCGGCCTTTGCGCATGCCCTGCACAACGACCTGGGCATCGACGGCGACCAGCGCGTGTCCACGTTGCTGTACAACTGCGCGGAGCACATCGAGGTGATGTTCGCCGTTGCCGCGAAGGGCGCGGTGTTCAATCCGCTAAACGTGCAGCTCATGGCGGATCAGATCGCGTACGTTGTCAACCACTCCGAGTCCGAAGTTGTGGTCGCGGACCCGCGGCTGGCAAAGAAGCTGGGCACAATTTTGCAGGACTGCCCGACCGTGCGCGCGGTGGCGTTTACGGGCGTCGAACCGCTTGACGACGCAGCTTCGCACCTCCCCGACTCAGTCAAGGTATACAGCTACGAGCAGCTTCTCGACGGCCGACCGACGTCCTACCCGTGGCCCGAACTGCCCGAAAACACCGCAGCGGCGCTGGTGTATTCCACCGCCACCACCGGCGCGCCGAAGGGCGTGGCCTATTCGCACCGCTCCCTGTGGCTGGAGGCGACGAGCCTGCGCGCCACCGACTCGTTGGCCGTGACGCACGGTGAGACGTTTTTGTGCTGCATCCCCATCTACCACGTGCTCAGCTGGGGCGTGCCGCTCGCCGCGTTTTTGGCTGGCACGCCGCTGGTGTTGCCGGATTCGGACATGTCCGCCCCCACCTTGGCCAAGCTCATCGCGGGCACCCACCCGCGCGTCGCCCACGGGGTGCCTACCCTGTGGATCCAGCTGATGGTGCACTACCTACACAACCCGCCCGAGCGCATGAGCTTGCAGGAGATTTTCGTCGGCGGCTCGCCGGCCCCGCCCGCCCTGATCAAGGTGTGGGAGGAGCGCTACGGCGTGGACGTGGTGCACGTGTGGGGCATGACGGAGACCTCCACCGTCGGTACCGTCGCCAGGCCGCCGTCCGGCGCTTCCGGCGAGGCCCGCTGGGCCTACCGCATCTCCCAGGGCCGCTTCGCTCCCACCCTGCAATACCGCGTGGTTAACGACGGCCAGGTCATGGCGCCCACCGACCTCACCCAGGGCGAAATCCAGGTGCGGGGCAACATGGTCGCCGCCAGCTACTACCACTCGCCCACCCAGGAGCCCGGCGAGATCGCCTCGCGCTTCCGCGGCGAAGACGTCGACGACGTGCGCGATCACTTCACCGCCGACGGCTGGCTGCGCACCGGCGACGTGGGAACCGTGACCAATGCCGGCTTCCTCACCCTCTACGACCGCGCCCGCGACGTCATCCGCTCCGGTGGCGAGTGGATCTACTCCGCCCAGGTGGAAAACCTGATCATGGAGTCCGAAGAGGTCATCGAGTGCGCCGTCATCGGCATCCCCGACAACAAGTGGGGTGAGCGGCCGCTGGCCGTGACCAAGCTGACCGCGGAGGTGGCCCCCACCGCCGAGACCGCCGCGCGCCTGCGAGCCGGGCTCGCAGACGTGCTGCCGAAGTGGATGGCACCCGAGTACTGGACCTTCGTCGACACCATCGACAAGACGTCCGTGGGCAAGTTCGACAAGAAAGACCTGCGCAAGCACCTCGCCCGGGACGAGTTCGACATTATCGCCCTGCCAGGGCCGGGCAGCAGGGCGAATTCCGTCACGCCACGAAACTGA
- the rho gene encoding transcription termination factor Rho, with protein sequence MTETGTAADLAAMKIPELRKLAAEKGLKGVSGLRKGELIQAIVTGQVPRKAAAEKAAPAEKSAAEKAAPAEKVEKPSQAEKQQPSDDDESRGASRSAARRARRNRARSQHDEQQGGDNRENRDNRDNNADGDNEQNHGSDHGNNDRGNDRGGRNNHGNHGNHGGNNDDHHGGGRRGRRGRRNRNRNRDHNHGGGNNANNDNQNFNPEDLQEVAGIADVQDNGSAFIRTTGYRQSNADVYVPQKLVRQSGLRSGDAVTGQVRANGQSHSQGNGRNRRSYNQVVRVDSINGQTTEAAKGRKEFHKLTPLYPNRRLRLETEPKILTTRVIDLVMPIGKGQRALIVSPPKAGKTTILQNIANAIATNNPECYLMVVLVDERPEEVTDMQRSVNGEVIASTFDRPPSEHTAVAELAIERAKRLVEMGQDVVVLLDSITRLGRAYNNSSPASGRILSGGVDSNALYPPKRFLGAARNIEEGGSLTIIATAMVETGSAGDTVIFEEFKGTGNAELKLDRKIAERRVFPAVDVNPSGTRKDELLMSPEEARVMHKLRRILSALDPQQSIDMLIKQLKKTKTNGEFLIGVANSAPMAQTENDEEDYS encoded by the coding sequence GTGACCGAAACCGGCACCGCGGCCGACCTCGCCGCAATGAAGATTCCGGAGCTGCGCAAGCTCGCCGCCGAAAAGGGACTTAAGGGGGTCTCCGGGCTCCGCAAGGGGGAACTCATCCAGGCCATCGTTACCGGGCAGGTGCCCCGCAAGGCCGCCGCCGAGAAGGCTGCGCCGGCGGAGAAGTCTGCCGCCGAGAAGGCAGCGCCGGCGGAAAAGGTCGAGAAGCCGAGCCAGGCCGAGAAGCAGCAGCCTAGCGACGACGACGAGTCCCGCGGGGCATCGCGCTCGGCCGCACGTCGCGCCCGCCGCAACCGTGCACGCTCGCAGCACGACGAGCAGCAGGGCGGCGACAACCGCGAAAACCGCGACAACCGTGACAACAATGCCGACGGCGATAACGAGCAGAACCACGGCAGCGACCACGGCAACAACGACCGTGGCAACGACCGGGGCGGCCGCAACAACCACGGCAACCATGGCAACCACGGCGGCAACAACGACGACCACCACGGCGGGGGCCGCCGCGGCCGCCGCGGGCGCCGCAACCGTAATCGCAACCGGGACCACAACCACGGCGGCGGAAACAACGCCAACAACGACAACCAGAACTTCAACCCGGAGGACCTGCAGGAGGTCGCCGGTATCGCGGACGTGCAGGACAACGGTTCGGCGTTCATCCGCACCACCGGCTACCGCCAGTCCAACGCGGACGTCTATGTGCCACAGAAGCTCGTGCGCCAGTCGGGCCTGCGCTCCGGCGACGCGGTGACGGGTCAGGTCCGCGCCAACGGGCAGTCCCACTCGCAGGGCAACGGCCGTAACCGCCGCAGCTACAACCAGGTTGTGCGGGTCGATTCCATCAACGGCCAGACCACGGAGGCGGCGAAGGGCCGCAAGGAGTTCCACAAGCTCACTCCGTTGTACCCGAACCGCCGTCTGCGCCTGGAAACTGAGCCGAAGATCCTCACCACCCGCGTGATCGACCTGGTCATGCCGATTGGTAAGGGCCAGCGCGCGCTGATCGTCTCCCCGCCGAAGGCCGGTAAGACGACGATTCTGCAGAACATCGCCAACGCGATCGCCACCAACAACCCGGAGTGCTACCTCATGGTGGTGCTGGTGGATGAGCGTCCGGAAGAAGTCACGGACATGCAGCGCAGCGTCAACGGCGAAGTCATTGCCTCCACGTTCGACCGTCCGCCGTCAGAGCACACCGCTGTGGCCGAGCTTGCCATCGAGCGCGCGAAGCGCCTGGTGGAGATGGGCCAGGACGTGGTGGTCCTGCTGGATTCCATCACCCGCCTGGGCCGCGCCTACAACAACTCCTCCCCGGCGTCCGGCCGCATCCTCTCCGGCGGTGTGGACTCCAACGCGCTGTACCCGCCGAAGCGCTTCCTGGGCGCTGCCCGCAACATCGAGGAGGGCGGTTCGCTGACGATCATCGCCACCGCGATGGTGGAGACCGGCTCGGCTGGCGACACCGTGATCTTCGAGGAGTTCAAGGGCACCGGCAACGCCGAGCTCAAGCTGGATCGCAAGATCGCGGAGCGCCGCGTGTTCCCGGCTGTGGACGTCAACCCCTCCGGCACCCGCAAGGACGAGCTGCTGATGAGCCCGGAGGAGGCGCGCGTGATGCACAAGCTGCGCCGCATCCTCTCCGCGCTGGATCCGCAGCAGTCCATTGACATGCTGATTAAGCAGCTGAAGAAGACGAAGACCAACGGCGAGTTCCTGATCGGCGTGGCCAACTCTGCACCGATGGCGCAGACGGAAAACGACGAGGAGGACTACTCCTAA
- the prfA gene encoding peptide chain release factor 1: MAEKSQVSLVDDYVAEYQGIQAQMGDPEVAGDQDQFRKLSKRYAELQPIINVYNDLTQAQEDHEAAAEMANEDKEFAEEAKRLEGEIVRLEEELADLLAPRDEHDGDDIIMELKAGAGGEEAALFAGDLARMYQKYCEKHALTWEVLDVAESDLGGVKDMTVAVKSKNPSRDGAWSKLKFEGGVHRVQRVPVTESQGRIQTSAAGVYVFPEADEIESVNIDDKDIRVDVYRSSGKGGQGVNTTDSAVRITHLPTGIVVTCQNERSQIQNRARAMQVLQARLDQLEREKLEAEEAEGRASQVRTMDRSERIRTYNWPENRISDHRINYKSNNLDSVLDGNMDDLIGALQTHERQERLEAE, from the coding sequence ATGGCAGAGAAATCGCAGGTTTCGCTTGTCGACGACTACGTGGCCGAATACCAGGGCATCCAGGCCCAGATGGGCGACCCGGAGGTGGCGGGCGACCAGGACCAGTTCCGCAAGCTGTCCAAGCGCTACGCGGAGCTGCAGCCGATCATCAACGTCTACAACGACCTGACCCAGGCGCAGGAGGACCACGAGGCCGCGGCCGAGATGGCCAACGAGGACAAGGAGTTTGCCGAGGAGGCCAAGCGCCTTGAGGGCGAGATTGTCCGCCTGGAGGAGGAGCTGGCCGACCTGCTGGCCCCGCGCGACGAGCACGACGGCGACGACATCATCATGGAGCTCAAGGCCGGCGCCGGCGGCGAGGAAGCCGCGCTGTTCGCTGGCGACCTTGCGCGCATGTACCAGAAGTACTGCGAGAAGCATGCCCTGACCTGGGAGGTGCTCGACGTCGCCGAGTCCGACCTGGGCGGCGTGAAGGACATGACTGTCGCGGTGAAGTCCAAGAACCCCTCGCGCGACGGCGCCTGGTCCAAGCTGAAGTTCGAGGGCGGAGTGCACCGTGTGCAGCGCGTGCCCGTCACGGAGTCCCAGGGCCGCATCCAGACTTCGGCCGCAGGTGTCTACGTCTTCCCGGAGGCCGACGAGATTGAAAGCGTCAACATCGACGACAAGGACATCCGCGTCGACGTGTACCGCTCTTCCGGCAAGGGCGGCCAGGGCGTGAACACGACCGACTCGGCCGTGCGCATCACCCACCTGCCCACCGGCATTGTGGTGACCTGCCAGAACGAGCGCTCTCAGATCCAGAACCGCGCCCGCGCCATGCAGGTGCTGCAGGCACGCCTGGACCAGCTGGAGCGCGAGAAGCTCGAGGCCGAGGAGGCCGAGGGCCGCGCATCCCAGGTGCGCACCATGGACCGCTCCGAGCGCATCCGCACCTACAACTGGCCGGAAAACCGCATCTCGGACCACCGCATCAATTACAAGTCCAACAACCTGGACTCGGTGCTCGACGGCAACATGGACGACCTGATCGGCGCGCTGCAGACGCACGAGCGCCAGGAGCGTCTTGAAGCCGAGTAG
- the prmC gene encoding peptide chain release factor N(5)-glutamine methyltransferase, whose product MKPSSVRSFLPEAVNALREAGVDSPEVDARLLAAHVLGVAPMQLMFADVPADFGQRYTELVARRTKREPLQHIIGTAPFYGVDLAVGPGVFIPRPETEVLAEWAVQKLIDAPSDPTVVDLGSGTGALAIAVARARPDATVYAVERSEAARAYLQRNVDTLAPQVNVVAGDMTDPQLLAGIRADVVVSNPPYVPETPELQQEVYADPHEAVFSGVDGLAAIRGIVPVVKQMLKDGGVVGIEHDDTTSEAVQDELRAGGFADVRAMEDLTGRARFVTASKLAR is encoded by the coding sequence TTGAAGCCGAGTAGCGTCCGCTCGTTCCTCCCGGAAGCGGTGAATGCCCTCCGGGAGGCGGGCGTCGACTCTCCGGAGGTGGACGCCCGCCTGCTCGCCGCGCACGTGCTCGGCGTCGCGCCGATGCAGCTGATGTTCGCCGATGTGCCGGCGGACTTCGGGCAGCGCTACACCGAACTCGTCGCCCGCCGCACGAAGCGCGAGCCGCTGCAGCACATCATCGGTACCGCGCCGTTTTACGGCGTCGACCTCGCCGTCGGCCCCGGCGTGTTCATCCCCAGGCCCGAAACCGAGGTCCTCGCCGAGTGGGCGGTGCAAAAGCTTATCGACGCACCTTCGGACCCCACCGTCGTCGACCTCGGCTCCGGCACCGGAGCTTTGGCCATTGCGGTAGCCCGCGCTAGGCCGGACGCGACGGTGTACGCGGTGGAGCGGTCGGAGGCCGCGCGTGCCTACCTGCAGCGCAACGTCGATACGCTTGCGCCCCAGGTCAACGTGGTGGCGGGCGACATGACCGACCCGCAGCTGCTCGCCGGGATCCGCGCGGACGTGGTGGTGTCCAATCCGCCGTATGTTCCGGAAACGCCGGAGCTGCAGCAAGAGGTCTACGCAGACCCGCACGAGGCAGTCTTTTCGGGCGTTGATGGGCTGGCGGCGATTCGCGGGATCGTGCCCGTCGTCAAGCAAATGCTCAAAGATGGGGGAGTTGTGGGCATTGAGCACGACGACACAACCTCCGAGGCTGTGCAGGATGAGCTGCGCGCCGGCGGTTTTGCGGACGTGCGCGCGATGGAGGACCTGACCGGGCGGGCCCGGTTTGTCACGGCGAGTAAGCTAGCCCGGTAA
- a CDS encoding L-threonylcarbamoyladenylate synthase, which produces MRETYNCLDPQKRIEGVRAAADAVRAGRCVVLPTDTVYGIGCDAFNNDAVDTLLATKRRGPDMPVPVLVGSWVTIQGLVREFTETAKTLVEAFWPGGLSIVVPEAPSLPWNLGDTRGTVLLRMPNQPLALELLQETGPMAVSSANISGNPPATTATEARQQFGDAVPIYLDGGTAEIGEPSTIIDLSGPAPRILREGAISAERIGQVLGLDPESMRRK; this is translated from the coding sequence TTGAGGGAAACGTACAACTGCCTCGACCCGCAAAAGCGCATCGAAGGGGTACGCGCTGCCGCCGATGCCGTCCGGGCCGGACGCTGCGTGGTGCTGCCGACGGATACCGTCTACGGCATCGGCTGCGACGCCTTCAACAACGACGCCGTGGACACGCTTTTGGCCACCAAGCGCCGCGGGCCGGATATGCCGGTGCCGGTGCTCGTGGGCTCCTGGGTGACCATCCAGGGGCTCGTGCGCGAGTTCACCGAGACCGCAAAGACGCTGGTGGAAGCATTTTGGCCGGGTGGACTGTCCATCGTCGTGCCCGAGGCGCCCAGCCTGCCGTGGAATCTCGGCGACACGCGCGGCACCGTGCTGCTGCGCATGCCGAATCAGCCGCTAGCGCTCGAGCTTCTGCAAGAGACCGGGCCGATGGCGGTGTCGTCCGCGAACATCTCCGGCAACCCGCCGGCGACCACCGCCACCGAGGCGCGCCAGCAGTTCGGCGACGCGGTGCCGATTTACCTCGACGGGGGCACCGCGGAGATCGGGGAGCCCTCCACGATCATTGATCTTTCTGGCCCCGCGCCACGGATTTTGCGCGAGGGGGCGATTTCCGCCGAACGCATCGGTCAGGTCTTAGGGCTTGACCCAGAGAGCATGCGGAGGAAGTAA
- a CDS encoding MraY family glycosyltransferase, producing the protein MNASGVPLRELGLVLLVAAAVTYLATGPVRSMLVRTGRVAEIRQRDVHTQPTPSLGGLAMFTGFLAAYALAQQLPALTRGFAPVTPEMTAVLVGGLAIVLVGVVDDLYELRALTKLIGQFAAAVIMTALGIVFTVFYVPFGEGTTLILDQVQGMVLSALFTVLLINAVNFVDGIDGLAAGLGMIAGSAILIYSLAVLHDQGGAVSAYPPAIICAILVGICAGFLPHNFEPARIFMGDSGAMLIGLLLAAASISASGKINMSLYGAADLVALVSPIIVVLAAIALPVLDLVWAVIRRTARGQSPFAADAGHIHHRLLRLGHTHRRTVLVLYMWVSAVAFGAVSFSVVPFKVAASLSVAALLVAFLLTLVPLAKGKIGPAGRMSHRETA; encoded by the coding sequence ATGAACGCCTCCGGTGTTCCGCTGCGTGAGCTGGGCCTCGTCTTGCTCGTGGCGGCTGCAGTCACGTACCTGGCCACCGGGCCGGTGCGGTCCATGCTCGTGCGTACGGGCAGGGTGGCTGAGATCCGCCAGCGCGACGTGCACACGCAGCCGACTCCGTCGTTAGGCGGGCTAGCTATGTTCACCGGGTTCTTGGCCGCCTACGCGCTCGCGCAGCAGCTGCCCGCGCTGACCCGCGGGTTCGCGCCCGTGACGCCGGAGATGACCGCGGTACTGGTGGGCGGGCTCGCCATCGTGCTCGTCGGTGTGGTGGACGACCTGTACGAGCTGCGCGCGCTGACCAAGCTGATAGGGCAGTTCGCGGCGGCGGTGATCATGACGGCCCTGGGCATCGTCTTTACCGTGTTTTATGTGCCGTTCGGGGAGGGCACCACGCTCATCCTGGATCAGGTCCAGGGCATGGTCTTGAGCGCACTTTTTACGGTGCTTTTGATTAACGCCGTGAACTTCGTCGACGGCATCGACGGGCTCGCCGCGGGCCTGGGCATGATCGCGGGTTCTGCGATCCTGATCTACTCGTTGGCGGTGCTGCACGACCAGGGCGGGGCCGTCTCCGCATACCCGCCGGCGATAATCTGCGCGATCCTGGTGGGCATCTGCGCCGGGTTTTTGCCCCACAACTTCGAGCCGGCGCGCATCTTCATGGGCGACTCCGGGGCGATGCTGATCGGGTTGTTGCTCGCCGCGGCGTCGATTTCGGCTTCCGGCAAGATCAACATGTCCCTCTACGGCGCGGCTGACCTGGTCGCGCTGGTCAGCCCGATCATTGTCGTGCTGGCGGCGATCGCGCTGCCAGTGCTGGACCTGGTGTGGGCGGTGATCCGCCGCACCGCGAGGGGGCAGAGCCCGTTTGCCGCGGACGCTGGGCACATTCACCACCGCCTACTGCGGCTGGGGCACACCCACCGGCGCACCGTGCTAGTGCTCTACATGTGGGTTTCCGCCGTGGCCTTTGGCGCGGTGAGCTTCTCCGTGGTGCCGTTCAAGGTCGCGGCGTCGCTGAGCGTGGCTGCACTGCTGGTTGCGTTCTTGCTCACGCTGGTGCCCTTGGCCAAGGGGAAAATTGGCCCGGCAGGTAGGATGAGCCACCGTGAAACCGCTTGA